The following DNA comes from Deltaproteobacteria bacterium.
GGGATCGAAGATCTCCTCCGCTCCGTCGCCGAGCGGGAAGATGTACTTCATCTCGGCGGTTCGAAGCGAGCTGCGATGCGGACCGACGAGAATATTTTCGGAAAGAACGGGCCGATCGGCAAATCCGGATTCCGCGAACAGATCGCGGCCGACGAAGGAGTCGGGCGGCGTGAATCCGAGTGCGCGCATGAGGGTCGGCGCCACGTCAACGAGCGCCACCGTTCGCGCATCCCGCCGGCCTTCGGTCTGGCCGGGTTTCACGATGATGAGCGGCACGCGGATCTGCTCGTCGTAGAGCGCGTGGCCGTGCTCCCAGCCGCCGTGCTCGCCGAATTCCTCGCCGTGATCCGCGGTGACGACGATGTAGGTGTGATCGAGTTCGCCGTCGCGGCGCAAGATCTCCAGCACCTCGCCGACGCGCCGGTCGGCCGCCAGAATCTCGCCGTCGTAAAGGGAGATGAGTTCGGCGAGTTCCTCGGCGTTCGGCGGGTTCTCACGAATCTCATTCGCGCCCGGGAAGCGATTGCCGAGATCCCGCGCGCGGTCAGGCGAGGGATAAGGCCACGCCGTCACCCCCTCGACGTGCTCGTACACCGCGTGCGCGGCGAGCAAATGGAAGTACGCGAAGTATGGCCGCGACTTGTCGCGCTGCTCGATCCAGCGCGCGAAGTGCTGGACCGCAAAGGTGTCGTTGCCCGTTTGCTCGTATCGGTTGAATCCGCGCCCGAAGCCGAAATTGAAGTCCATCGTCGGCGCGTTGATGAAGGCGGACGTCCAGTACCCCGCGCGGCGCAGCTCGCTCGGCAACGACGGCCACTGCACGTCCACCGTGAAGTTGTCGTTGAAGCGTGTCTTGGTCGAGATCTTGTGGGGATACTGCGACATCATCATCGACGTCACCGAAGGCCGCGTCCACGGTGCGTTGCTGAACGCGTGCTCGTACAGCGTGCCCCGCGCGGCGAGCGCGTCGATGTTCGGCGATGTGGGCCGCCCGTATCCGTAGGCGGAAAGGTGATCGGCCCGCGTGGTGTCGAGCGTAATCCAAAGGACGTTTGGTCCCTTTTCTTTCGAGGGTTTTCGCGTCACCACGCGCACGTGCGACCAGACCGGCCGGCCCTCGTAGGGTGTCGTGGGCACCTCGGCGCTCTCGCGGCGCAGCGACGCCTGAAGCACGATTTCGACCGTGCGTCCGGCGTACGCGTCGAGGCCGACGCGTGCCTCGTCCCACGGCTCCTGCAGGTTGTGATCGAGCCGCTGCTCGGAGCGGTAGATGCGCTTCATACTTCCGTCGTCCTCGCGCACGAAGACGGCGAATGCCACCGAGGTCGTCGCGCGGCTCCAGTCACGGTCGGCGACGGCGTGCGCGAAACGCAGTTCCGAATCAGGTCCAACGGACGAAAAAAAGCGCAGCGTCGCGTTTGCCGACGCGTCCACCGCCTCGCGCACCTCGCTGTGGATCTCGAAGAGCTTGATGCGATCGCTCTCGCCGCGCTGCTCGAGCGCCTCGGCGAGCGTGGTGAACGTCGTACGTTCGGGCGCGATGGGGGCGGGCTTCGAGGCATCGCGCCCGCAGCCGGCGAACGCCAGCGCGGCCATGACCATGAGCGCGACCGTTCCGACCGCGATCTGTTTTGTCGTTCGAAGATTCATCCCAACATTCCCGAGTCGACTCACACCCCTCTTCGATCACATGCAAACTTCAAACACAATGAGGGCAATTTAACTCAAAATAATTGCGTCTGTCACGATGTCCCCGCGATGATTCCGTGACGCGCGCGAGGCAGGGACGTGAAGTGACGAGCGCGACCAGGGCGGGAATTCGCGCGCGCAATCGTCCGGGCGGCCCGGATTCCGCATCCATTCGGCTTTTTCGGCGCGTTGCGATAAAATCGATTCGTCATCATCGTGTTGACCATGGGAGGGACGGCCATGCTCGACGATCTGCTGGACAAACTCCGCCGCGAGTATCTGCACGTGGAGACGAATCCCGATCTCGACGACGACCAAAAAATCGAGCGCATCATCCTGTCCACCTGCGCGGGGTGCGCCGCGCTCTCGGCGATGCCGCTGCCGCTCGCCGATCTGCTCATCCTCACGCCGATTCAGGGCTACATGGGGTGGCGGATCGCGCACGTGCGCGGGATCGAACTGTCGAAGCAGGAGGCGGTCGAAACCGTCAAAGAGATCCTGGGAACGGTCGGCCTCGGCCTCGCCGCGCGCCAGGCGGTCATCACCGCCACGCGGCTTT
Coding sequences within:
- a CDS encoding sulfatase, whose translation is MNLRTTKQIAVGTVALMVMAALAFAGCGRDASKPAPIAPERTTFTTLAEALEQRGESDRIKLFEIHSEVREAVDASANATLRFFSSVGPDSELRFAHAVADRDWSRATTSVAFAVFVREDDGSMKRIYRSEQRLDHNLQEPWDEARVGLDAYAGRTVEIVLQASLRRESAEVPTTPYEGRPVWSHVRVVTRKPSKEKGPNVLWITLDTTRADHLSAYGYGRPTSPNIDALAARGTLYEHAFSNAPWTRPSVTSMMMSQYPHKISTKTRFNDNFTVDVQWPSLPSELRRAGYWTSAFINAPTMDFNFGFGRGFNRYEQTGNDTFAVQHFARWIEQRDKSRPYFAYFHLLAAHAVYEHVEGVTAWPYPSPDRARDLGNRFPGANEIRENPPNAEELAELISLYDGEILAADRRVGEVLEILRRDGELDHTYIVVTADHGEEFGEHGGWEHGHALYDEQIRVPLIIVKPGQTEGRRDARTVALVDVAPTLMRALGFTPPDSFVGRDLFAESGFADRPVLSENILVGPHRSSLRTAEMKYIFPLGDGAEEIFDPRSDPAEKQNLAADNGSLAKARQMHATFYGGLKGDARERVARLRFMGRAPHKWKMIYRADRRCEPVFISAHATELVWKEDEVHQSGTVEFSTTPDKPMEIRLPISDANKAMSIALEVDGRKVNDREIVVAGSGSMEPSRALADLTNREAGQRLSVAVPPETVASMELVVTAAIWDAAVPQQLFDQAALLERLKSLGYIQ